Within Serratia odorifera, the genomic segment ATGATGATGCGGCGCTGTGCGTCGTCATCGTCGGTTGGGAACCCACGGCGCACGGCAATGGGTGCCTCTTTGGTCAGCAGGGCAACGCCATAATGGCCCTTTTTGCCCGTGATAGAACACATGGTAGCCGTGCTTGCTGACCTCTTCCAGTGGGAACATGTCATCATGAACTTTGGTTTCTTGCAGGCCGATAACGTCAGGCTGGTGCTGTTCGATGATGGCGGCCAACTGATGCGGTCGCGCGCGCAGTCCATTGATATTAAAAGAGACAAACTTCATGAGCGGTGCCGTTTTTACGAGAAAAATGTGTTGAGATAGTAGCAGAGTTTGGCCGGAAATGTAACGCAGACCAGCGGCCTCAGGCCGCCGGCAGATGGCGGATTATTTTGCCCAGCGATCGTAGTTTTTTGGTTGGTAGTCGTCGAACTGTTGCAGCAACGTGAGTGGCGAATCGCTCAGGTGCAGGGTGCCAAGATAGTCGTGACGCATAAACCCCTGATCGGCGACGTGTTGCAAGAAGGTGTTCAATGGCCGGTAGTAACCATTGACGTCCAACAGGCCGACCGGTTTATTGTGATAACCGATCTGACCCCAGGTCCAGATTTCAAACAGTTCTTCCAGCGTGCCTATGCCGCCGGGCAGCGCAATAAATCCGTCGGCCAGTGCCGCCATACGTGCTTTGCGGGTGTGCATGTCCGGCACCACTTCCAGTTGAGTCAGACCACGGTGTGCGGTTTCTGCTTCCACCAAACGTTGCGGAATAATGCCGACCGCTTCGCCTCCGGCCTCCAGCACTGCATCTGCCACAATACCCATCAGGCCCTTTTTACCACCGCCGTAGATTAAACGACGCCCTTGAGTGGCCAATGCGTGCCCCAGTTTACGGGCATTTTCGGCATAATCGGGCGTCACGCCTTCGCTGGCGCCGCAAAAAACGCAAATAT encodes:
- a CDS encoding TIGR00730 family Rossman fold protein; the protein is MRNNICVFCGASEGVTPDYAENARKLGHALATQGRRLIYGGGKKGLMGIVADAVLEAGGEAVGIIPQRLVEAETAHRGLTQLEVVPDMHTRKARMAALADGFIALPGGIGTLEELFEIWTWGQIGYHNKPVGLLDVNGYYRPLNTFLQHVADQGFMRHDYLGTLHLSDSPLTLLQQFDDYQPKNYDRWAK